From the genome of Etheostoma spectabile isolate EspeVRDwgs_2016 chromosome 10, UIUC_Espe_1.0, whole genome shotgun sequence, one region includes:
- the med19a gene encoding mediator of RNA polymerase II transcription subunit 19-A, with translation MTEMFSTLFGQNEAQGPPGSASLGFGPGKPPPPLPQSQGSMAGQMPPQLGDEGPALRKPGAMNEPFYLLRELPVGNELTGNTNLITHYNLEHAYNKFCGKKVKEKLSNFLPELPGMIDCPGTQDGSSLRSLIDKPPVCGNSFSPLTGALLTGFRLHTGPLPEQYRLMHIQPPKKKSKHKHKHHRPQDPLPQETPSDTDPKKKKKKRDDDPDRKKKKKDKKKKKNRHSPDHPGLAGSQPNSNSLR, from the exons ATGACGGAAATGTTTTCGACTCTGTTCGGTCAAAATGAAGCTCAGGGACCGCCCGGCTCGGCGTCTCTGGGTTTTGGACCAGGAAAACCTCCGCCGCCTCTGCCGCAAAGTCAAGGCTCCATGGCGGGGCAGATGCCACCGCAGCTCGGGGATGAAGGGCCTGCTCTGCGGAAGCCCGGAGCCATGAACGAACCTTTCTACTTACTGCGGGAGCTTCCTG TGGGAAACGAGTTAACGGGCAACACCAACCTCATCACGCACTACAACCTAGAGCACGCCTACAACAAATTCTGTGGGAAGAAGGTGAAGGAGAAGCTCAGCAACTTTCTGCCAGAGTTACCAG GTATGATCGACTGTCCGGGCACTCAGGACGGCAGCTCATTGCGCTCTCTGATTGACAAGCCTCCAGTATGTGGGAACTCTTTTAGCCCACTGACAGGCGCTCTGCTCACAGGCTTCAGACTACACACAGGACCG CTACCAGAACAGTACAGACTGATGCACATACAGCCTCCAAAGAAGAAGAGCAAGCACAAGCACAAACACCATCGACCACAGGACCCATTACCACAAG AAACTCCATCAGACACTGAtcccaagaagaagaagaaaaagagggacGACGATCCCGACcgcaagaaaaagaagaaagacaagaaaaagaagaag AACCGCCACAGTCCCGACCACCCCGGCCTCGCTGGATCACAACCcaacagcaacagcctcagatAG